The following nucleotide sequence is from Rhodothermales bacterium.
GCGGGCTCGACGTGCCCGGTCAGTCCGGCCCGTACCTGCGCGTCGCGCCCCATAGCCACGGCACCGACGGGTTTTTTGGGGCCGTGATGGTGAAAGAGTAATCGGGCGTTACGAGATCGTCACAGGGCGATGCGGTCGAGCACATCCCAGAACGTCGGGAAGGATACCGAGGCGATATCGGCGCCGTGGATGACCGTTTCGCCGGCCGCGACGAGGCCGGCAATGCCCATCGCCATGGCGATGCGGTGATCGTGGTAGGTCTGCACGTCGGCGCCGTGCAGCGGGGCGCCGCCGGTCACGGCCAGGCCGTCCTCGAACTCCTCGACCTCCGCGCCGAGGGCCCGCAGGTTGGTGACCATCGCGGCAATCCGGTCGGTTTCCTTGACGCGGAGTTCGCCGGCGTTGCGGATCTCCGTCCGCCCCCGCGCCTGCGTGGCGGCGACGCAGAGGATCGGGACTTCATCGATCATGTTCGCGATGTACTCTTCCGGGACCGTCACGCCGTGGAGCGGCGAGGCCTTGACGATGAGGTCGGCGATGGGCTCGCCGCCATAGGTGCGCTCATCTTCGACGGTGATGGATGCGCCCATGGCGCGGAGCACGTCGAGCAACGCGCTGCGCGAGGCATTGACCCCGACGCCCGGCAGGCGCAGTTCGGCGCCGGGCACGATCGAGCCGGCGACGAGAAAAAACGCGGCGGCCGAGAAATCGCGCGGCACCGCCCACGCCTGGCGCGGGATCCGTTTCCCTTTTTTGACGCTGAGATGGCGTTCCCCGTTCATTTCGACGGCGTCGAGCGCGAGCATGCGCTCGGTGTGGTCGCGCGAGGGGAGGGTTTCGATCACCGTGGTCTCGCCCTCCGCGTAAAGCCCGGCCAGCAGCACGCAGGATTTTACCTGGGCGGATGGCATGGGCAGCCGGTACGTCATCCCTTTGAGCGTCTGGCCGCCGTGGATGTACACCGGCGCGTGCCCGTCGGTCAGATCGATCACCGCGCCCATCTGGCGCAGGGGTTTGGCGATCCGTTCCATCGGCCGGCCGCTCAGCGAGGCGTCGCCGATCAGCGTCGTGTCGAACGGCTGGCCCGCGAGGATGCCCGCGAGCATCCGCATCGTCGTGCCCGAATTGCCGCAGTCGAGCGGTCCCGCCGGCGGCTTCAGCCCGTTCAGTCCGACGCCGTGGACCGTGTAACTCCCGTCTTCTTCCTCGATGCGCACGCCGAGCTGGCGCAGGCACGAGAGCGTCGATTGCGGGTCGGCGGAGGCGGGGTAGTTGACGAGGTGCGACGGACCGTCGCCCAGGGCGGCGAAGAGGGCGGCGCGGTGCGCGATGGACTTGTCGGCTGGCAGTTCGATGACGCCGGTCAGGCTGCTGGCGGTGCGGACGGTTTTGATCATGCGGATGGACGGTTCGCCGGCGTCACCAGACGGGCGTTTCTGAAGAGGGAGGGAGCGGGAAGGCCTCGAGCGCCGACCGGATCAGGTCCTGCCGCTCGTGCCAGTGCAAAAAGCTGTAGCGGAAGCCGTTCAGCGCGATCTCCCGTAGCTGCTCGACGGTCACGCCGCTGTGCCGGTACACGCGCCACAGTTCGTCGGTCACCGTCGTGCGGCTGAATAACCGGTTGTCGGTGTTGATGGTGATCGGGATGCCGGCGTCGACGTACCGGCGCAACGGATGCTCGGCATACCCCGGCACCACGTGCGTCTGCACGTTGCTGGTCGGGCAGATCTCCAGGGGCACCTGATGGTCCACCACGTACTGCATCAGCTCCGGGTCCTGGTGCAGCGACGTGCCGTGGCCGATCCGATGCGCGCCGCCGAAAAAGAGGGCCTGGTGGATGGAGTCGGGTCCCCAGGATTCGCCGGCGTGGATCGTCAGATTCAGGAGGTGGTTGCGGGCGTAATAAAACGCGCTCAGGTGGGCCTTGGACGGGTTGCCGGCCTCGCCGCCGGCGAGGTCGAAAGCGGATACGCCCCGGTGCTTGTAGGCCACGGCCAGCTCGGCCTGGCGCAGCGAGGCGCTGGCATACCGGTCGCGGAGCCCGCAGATCGTGAGGTTGGTCCGGATGCTGAAATCCTGCTCGGCGGCGCGGAGCCCGTCGAGCACCGCTTCCACGATCGCCTCGAGCGTCATGCCCTCGTCCCGGTGGAGGACGGGGGCGAAGCGGACTTCGAGATAACGTACGTTTTCACGGGCGTTGTCTTCAGCGAGTTCATAGGCGATGCGCCGCAGCGCCGGCGCCGACTGCATCACAGGAATCGTGTAGCGGAACCAGGCCAGGTAGGCCTCGAGCGATTCGGAATGGTCGATCTGGCGCAGCGCCTCCTGGAGCCCTTCGAGGCTGTCGGCCGGCAGCAGCGCGCGTTTACCCTGCGCCCGCGCCTCATCCAGCAGCGTGGAAAGCCGCAACGAGCCGTCGAGATGGCAATGCAGCTCGGCCTTGGGCCAGGATAGGATATCTTCGCGAGATAGGGACACGGGATCGTTTCGGGTTCAACGTGCGAGGTTCGAGGCCGGTCAGGGAAAAGGATGGGAGACGCATTCGCCAGGAGAAAACGTCTTTGAGCCTTGATCCTTAAACCTGGAACCAGCAAAGGAACACCCGACTTCTCGTTTCGTTTTCTACAGGCAGCCGGGTTTTTGCTCCGAATCTTTATTTTCGTGGCAGCTTCACGGGCCGGCCTGCTTTTTGTTGCCGGTTTGTGTAGGTTCCGGTTCCGGTACGGTACGCCTGACACGCGGTCTGGCGCGCTTTCCGGACGCTGATTCTAATTTAATTTGAGGTAATCGACATGGGTAGCCTAGGACCCTTTGAGATTCTGCTGATCTTCCTGGTCATCCTGCTGGTTTTTGGTGCGAAGCGTATCCCGGAAATCGCTCGAGGACTGGGTAAGGGTATTCGCGAGTTTAAGGCCGCTACCACGGAAATCAGGAACGAGCTGACCGTCGATTCGACGCCCCATCGTATCACCCCCCCTCAGCAAGGCTCCACGGCAGCCCGCACGGATTCCTACTCGGCTCCGGCTCAGCCTGCGCCGGCGGAACGTAGCAGCTCTGCTGACTCTACCGAATCGTAGAAGATGGAAATTCACGAGGCCCATGCGGCCGTTGTGAGGAAAGAGACCAGTGCAACCGAACTGGTCTCTTCTTTTTTGTCAAAGATCGATCGGGAAAACGCGCGGATCAACGCCTTCATCTCGGTCGACGCCGACTGCGCGCGCGCCGATGCCGCCGCCGTCGATCGGGCGCTCGCCTCGGGGGCCTCGCTTCCCCTGGCCGGCCTCGTGCTCGGCGTGAAGGACGTGCTCTGCCTCAAGGACGGGCCGGTCACCTGCGGATCCCACATCCTCGAAGGCTTTTCGTCGCTGTTCGACGCCACCGCCGTGCAGCGGCTCAAGGAGGCCGGCGCGGTCGTAATCGGCAAAACGAACTGCGATCAGTTCGCGATGGGGTCGTCCAACGAGACATCCTATTTCGGCCCGGTCAGAAACCCGCTCGACCCCGATCTCGTCCCGGGCGGATCGTCCGGAGGCTCCGCCGCCGCCGTGGCGGCCGATCTCTGCGTCGCCGCGCTGGGGACGGACACGGGCGGATCGATCCGCCAGCCGGCGGCCTTCTGCGGCGTGGTCGGGCTGAAGCCTACCTACGGGCGCGTGAGCCGCTACGGCCTCGTCGCCTACGCCTCCTCGTTCGATACCATCGGCCCGCTCACCCGCTCCGTGCGCGATGCGGCGCTGCTGCTCCAGACCATGGCCGGGCAGGACGCCAATGACGCCACCAGCGCCCCCCTTCCCGTTCCTTCGTATCTCGACAACCTGGATGGCGGCGTGGCCGGCCTGCGCGTCGGCCTCCCGGGAGAATATTTTGCGGACGGCCTCGACGCCGGCATCCGCGCCGTGGTCGATGAACAGGTCGCCCGGCTCGAAGCGGCCGGCGCGTCGATCGTCCCGGTATCGCTGCCAAACACGGCCTACGGAATCGCGACATACTACATCCTGACGACGGCCGAAGCGTCGAGCAACCTCGCCCGCTACGACGGCGTCCGGTACGGCTACCGCGCCGACCTGCGCGAAATCCGGCGACGCTCCGACCAGGAGCGCAAGGAACTCGACGCCGCGATCGCCACGGCGGAACGCGCCGGCGACCCCGACACGGTGGCCTCGCTGCGCACGAAACGCGACGAGCAGCGGTCCCTCCTGCAGGAACTCTATGTCCAGACCCGCTCGGAAGGGTTCGGCGACGAGGTGAAACGACGCATCATGCTCGGCACCTACGTCCTTTCCTCCGGCTACTACGACGCGTATTACGCCCGCGCGCAGCGCGTCCGGACCCTGATCCGTCGCGACTTCGAGGCGGCGTTCGAGCAGGCCGACGTGCTGATCACGCCGGCGACGCCCACGCTGCCCTTCGCCCTGGGCAGCAAGTCGGACGATCCGCTCGCGATGTACCTGCAGGACGTCTACACCGTGACCGCCAACCTCGCCGGCATCCCCGGTCTCGTCGTTCCCGTGGGTGGCCATCCGGCCGGGCTTCCGGTGGGCCTCCAGCTCCTCGGCCGGCATTTCGACGAGGCGACGCTGCTGCGCGTCGGGCAGACGGTGATGCAGGGATGATGGACTCGAATCATCCTCTAGCTCCGCGTAGCCGCCGGCCCTCCTCGCGCCGTGCAACATCCCCTCGCATTCTTCCCCAGATTTCCATCTATTCCCCCGGGCTCTCACGGAGCGAAAGCGCCTGCTTCGTGTTAGAGCCATCGTATATTCCATTTCGCGCGCATCCTGAGCAGAAATCACCGAACGCATGAGCATTCTAGTCGATAAAAACACCCGTCTCGTCGTCCAGGGCTTCACCGGCCGAGAAGGCACGTTCCATGCGGAACAGATGATCGAATACGGCACCACCCTCGTCGGCGGCATCACGCCGGGCAAGGGGGGGCAGAAGCATCTGGATCGGCCCGTCTTCAACACCGTGGCGGAAGCCGTCGAGAAGGAAGGCGCGAACACGTCGGTCATCTTCGTGCCGCCGCCCTTTGCGGCCGATGCGATCATGGAAGCGGCCGACGCCGGCATCAAGGTGATCATCTGCATCACCGAAGGGATCCCGGTCCGCCACATGATTCCGGTCTACCCCTTCGTTCAGGAGCGCGGCGCGCACCTCATCGGCCCGAATTGCCCGGGCGTGATTACGCCGGGTGCGGCGAAAGTCGGCATCATGCCGGCGATGATCTTCAAGCCGGGCCCCATCGGCGTCATCTCCCGCTCGGGGACGCTGACGTACGAGGCGGTCGACCAGCTCTCGCGCGAGGGCCTGGGCCAGAGCACCGCGGTGGGCATCGGCGGCGACCCGATCATCGGGACGCGGCATGTCGACGCGCTCGCCCTCTTCCAGGCGGACGATGAGACCGAGGCGGTGGTGCTCATCGGCGAGATCGGCGGCTCGGCCGAGGAAGAAGCGGCGGACTACATCAAGGCGCACATGACCAAGCCGGTGTTCGCGTTCATCGCCGGCCGGACGGCGCCTCCGGGACGCCGCATGGGCCACGCCGGCGCGATCATCTCGGGCGGCAAAGGCACGGCCGAGGACAAGTTCGCGGCGCTGGAAGGCGCCGGCGCGGTCGTGGTGAAAAACCCCGCCCTCATCGGCGAAACCGTCAAGGCGCACCTTTCCGCCGCCTGAACCTCCTACCCCTGCGCATGAAGACGATCCGAGACGCCCGCTTTGTTCGAGGCGCCGCCCGCTGGGAGCATCTCAGCGAGGACGGTCTGCCCGAAGTGGCGTTCATCGGACGGTCCAACGTCGGCAAGAGCTCCCTGCTGAACATGCTGACCGGCCGGCGCGCCCTCGCCCGGACGAGCGGCACCCCCGGCAAGACGCAGGAATTCAACTATTACCTGATCGACGAGACCCTCTATTTCGTCGACCTCCCCGGCCTCGGCTATGCCAAGACCGCGAGGACGCAGCGCGAAAAATGGGAGCGGTTCATCGTCCGGTACCTCACGGAGCGCGAACCCCTTAAACTCGTGGTTCAGCTGATCGATAGCCGGCATCCGCCCACCGCCATCGATCGCGACCTGATCCATCTGCTCAAGGAGCACGAGGTGCCTTCCATCATTGCCCTCACCAAAGCGGACAAGCTGTCTTCCAACCAGAAGGCGGCAAGCCTTCGGGCGTTGAAGGAAGCCTTTCGCGACATCGAGTACGAACTCCCCGTCGTTTTCACCTCCTCAACCCAACCCGCCGGCCGCGAAGAGTTGCTTCGATGGATCGGCGACCTGACGAGGAACTGACGGCTTCACCCACACGACCATGGCCATGAATGTTCTGATCACCGATGCGGTCGCACAGGCCTGCATCGACCTGCTGGACGTAGCCGGCATCCATCCGGACGTCCAACTCAAGAAGTCGCCCGACGAACTGAAGGCGCTGGCGCCCCAGGCGGACGGCTGGATCATCCGGAGCGGCACGACGATCACGGCCGACCTGATCGAGGCGGCCGACCGGCTGAAGGTGATCGGCCGGGCCGGCGTCGGGGTCGACAACATCGACCTGGAAGCCGCCACGCGGCGCGGCGTGCTGGTGATCAACGCGCCGGACGGCAACACGATTTCGACGGCGGAACATACCTGCGCCATGCTCCTCTCGCTCGCGCGGCACATCCCGCAGGCGAACGCGTCGCTGGCGAGCGGCAAATGGGAGCGCAAGGCGTTTACGGGCTCCGAACTGGAAGAAAAGACGCTGGGCATTCTGGGGCTGGGCAAGATCGGCCGCGCCGTCGCCTCGCGCATGCTGGCCTTCGGGATGCGGGTGATCGGGTACGATCCCGTCATGTCCCGCGAAGCCGCCGAACGCATGGGCATCACGCTGGCGTCGATCGACGAGGTGCTGGAGCAGAGCGACTTCATCACCGTACACACGCCGCTGAACGACATGACGCGGGGGCTGCTCAACAGCAAAACCCTGGCGCGGTGCAAGCACGGGGTGCGCGTCGTGAACTGCGCCCGCGGCGGCATCGTCGATGAAATGGCGTTGCTCGAGGCGCTGGAAAGCGGACAGGTCGGCGGCGCCGCGCTGGACGTGTATTCGCAGGAGCCGCCGCCGGCGGCGCTCGAAAAGCTGCTGCAGCATCCGAACCTCGTCGCCACGCCGCACATCGCGGCCTCGACCGAGGAAGCGCAGGAGAAAGTGGCCCGCCAGATCACCGAACAGGTCGTTCTCGCCCTGCAGGGCAAACCGGTGATGTCGCCCGTGAACGGGATGGCGATCCGGATGGCGGCGCAGCCCGAGGTGCAGCCGTTCCTGACGCTGGCCGCCAAACTCGGCCGCGTGGCCGCCCAGCTGCTCGAAGGCAACGTCGAGACGCTCATGGTCCGTTGCTACGGCGATGTCCCGCACCGCTACGCCGAAGTGATCTCCGTGGCCGCCCTGAGCGGACTGCTCGGGGCCCTGCTCACCGAGCCGGTCAACCTGATCAACGCCCCCGTGCTGGCCGAATCGATGGGCCTGCGCGTCGAGGAGCAGCGCGCGCCGTCCCACGACAGCTTCACCAACCTCATCGAAGTGGTCGTGGGCTCGGGCAAACGCTCCCGACTCGTCGGGGGCACCGTGTTCGATCGCAACGACCCGCGTCTCGCGCGCGTCGACGACTACGATGTCGAGGTGCGGCTCGAAGGCCGGCTGCTGTTTTACGCCAACGAAGACCGCCCGGGCATGGTCGCGGCCGTCGGCGGCATCCTCGCCGATGCCAACATCAATATCGGCGTCCTGCAACTCGGCCGGAAGGGCGGCCGCGGCAGCATGGCGCTCACGGCGCTGAGCGTCGACGACGACATCCCGCAGGCGGTGCTGAACAAGATCTCCGACCTCAAGGGGGTACAGGGCGTCCGCCTCGTGCAGGTCTAGCCGAAGCCCATTGCTTGCTTGCCAGCGCGGCGTTACCATGGCATGAATCACCCTGGAGAAACCGCTATGCTCACCGATGCCCGCACGCTGGAAAACGGAACCCTGATCGAGGGCGACCTCTGTATCGTCGGCGCCGGCGCGGCGGGGATCAGCATGGCCCTCGAATGGGCCGGTAGAGCCGAGCGCGTCCTGCTGCTGGAAGGCGGAGGGTTCAGCTACGACCCCGCCTTGCAGGACCTGTACCGCGGCGACATCACCGGCGAACCGTATCTCCCGATCGAAGCGGTCCGTCTCCATTATTTCGGGGGGACGACCGGGCACTGGGCCGGCTTCTGCGCCCCCATCGACCCGCTCGACTTCGAGCCGCGCGACTGGGTGCCGTACAGCGGGTGGCCGATCCGTCGCGCCGACCTCGACGCCTTCTACACGCGCGCGCAGACGTATCTCCAGCTCGGGCCGTTCGACTATGAGGCGGCGCATTACGAGTCGGACGCAGAAGGGAGCCGCCGGCTGCCGTTCGACCCGGGCCAGATCTGGAGCAAGATGTGGCAGTTCAGTCCGCCCACCCGCTTCGGGGAGGTCTACCGCGACGCCGTCGTTTCGGCATCCAATATCCACCTGGTCACCTACGCCAACGCCACCGAACTCGTCGCCGACGAGGCGGTCCGGCAGATCGATTCGATCCGCGTCAAGACCATCGAGGGCAAGGAGCACCGCGTTCGCGCCCGGCACTATGTCCTGGCCTGCGGTTCGATCCAGAACGCCCGGCTCCTGCTCGCCTCCAATGCCCGTGCAAAAAACGGCATTGGAAACGACAGCGACCAGGTCGGGCGCTACTTCATGGAGCACATCGAGATGGCCGGCGCCCAGCTCGTGCTCAAGGAGCCGGACCCGCTGCGGCTGTACGCGTTGAACTTCGCCACCAAACGCCCCCGCGCCGAGCTGGCGCTGGGCCCCGACGCGCAACGGAGCCATCGCGTCCTGAGCGGGACCTGCTCGCTCCGCCCCGGCGTCTACGGCGAAACGATCACGAGCTATTTCACCAACTACCGCGAGCGCCTGCGGGAGGCCGCGGAGGGTCGGGTGGATGGGACGGCGGTGAGGTCGGTCGAAGAGCCGCCGAAAGACGATGGGCGGTCGTATCAGCTCCAGTCCCGCGCCGAACAGTCGCCCAACCCGGATTCGCGTGTCGTGCTGACGGGCGAGGTCGACGCGCTGGGGATGCCCCGCGCCGCGCTCGAGTGGCGTTTTACGGAACTGGACAAGCGATCAATCCGTGTCTTTTATCAGGTCCTGGCGAGAGAGTTCGGCCGGCTCGATCTGGGCCGCATCCAGATCCTCGACTGGCTTCTCGAGGAAGACGATCGCCACTGGCCGGATTTTCTCAGCGCCGGTCGGCACCACATGGGCACCACCCGCATGAGCGACGATCCCGGGCGCGGGGTGG
It contains:
- a CDS encoding GMC family oxidoreductase, translated to MLTDARTLENGTLIEGDLCIVGAGAAGISMALEWAGRAERVLLLEGGGFSYDPALQDLYRGDITGEPYLPIEAVRLHYFGGTTGHWAGFCAPIDPLDFEPRDWVPYSGWPIRRADLDAFYTRAQTYLQLGPFDYEAAHYESDAEGSRRLPFDPGQIWSKMWQFSPPTRFGEVYRDAVVSASNIHLVTYANATELVADEAVRQIDSIRVKTIEGKEHRVRARHYVLACGSIQNARLLLASNARAKNGIGNDSDQVGRYFMEHIEMAGAQLVLKEPDPLRLYALNFATKRPRAELALGPDAQRSHRVLSGTCSLRPGVYGETITSYFTNYRERLREAAEGRVDGTAVRSVEEPPKDDGRSYQLQSRAEQSPNPDSRVVLTGEVDALGMPRAALEWRFTELDKRSIRVFYQVLAREFGRLDLGRIQILDWLLEEDDRHWPDFLSAGRHHMGTTRMSDDPGRGVVDADSKVHGMANLHVTGASVFVTAGAPNPTLTLVALALRLSDRLKAIV
- the aroA gene encoding 3-phosphoshikimate 1-carboxyvinyltransferase translates to MIKTVRTASSLTGVIELPADKSIAHRAALFAALGDGPSHLVNYPASADPQSTLSCLRQLGVRIEEEDGSYTVHGVGLNGLKPPAGPLDCGNSGTTMRMLAGILAGQPFDTTLIGDASLSGRPMERIAKPLRQMGAVIDLTDGHAPVYIHGGQTLKGMTYRLPMPSAQVKSCVLLAGLYAEGETTVIETLPSRDHTERMLALDAVEMNGERHLSVKKGKRIPRQAWAVPRDFSAAAFFLVAGSIVPGAELRLPGVGVNASRSALLDVLRAMGASITVEDERTYGGEPIADLIVKASPLHGVTVPEEYIANMIDEVPILCVAATQARGRTEIRNAGELRVKETDRIAAMVTNLRALGAEVEEFEDGLAVTGGAPLHGADVQTYHDHRIAMAMGIAGLVAAGETVIHGADIASVSFPTFWDVLDRIAL
- the tatA gene encoding twin-arginine translocase TatA/TatE family subunit, which produces MGSLGPFEILLIFLVILLVFGAKRIPEIARGLGKGIREFKAATTEIRNELTVDSTPHRITPPQQGSTAARTDSYSAPAQPAPAERSSSADSTES
- the serA gene encoding phosphoglycerate dehydrogenase, with the protein product MAMNVLITDAVAQACIDLLDVAGIHPDVQLKKSPDELKALAPQADGWIIRSGTTITADLIEAADRLKVIGRAGVGVDNIDLEAATRRGVLVINAPDGNTISTAEHTCAMLLSLARHIPQANASLASGKWERKAFTGSELEEKTLGILGLGKIGRAVASRMLAFGMRVIGYDPVMSREAAERMGITLASIDEVLEQSDFITVHTPLNDMTRGLLNSKTLARCKHGVRVVNCARGGIVDEMALLEALESGQVGGAALDVYSQEPPPAALEKLLQHPNLVATPHIAASTEEAQEKVARQITEQVVLALQGKPVMSPVNGMAIRMAAQPEVQPFLTLAAKLGRVAAQLLEGNVETLMVRCYGDVPHRYAEVISVAALSGLLGALLTEPVNLINAPVLAESMGLRVEEQRAPSHDSFTNLIEVVVGSGKRSRLVGGTVFDRNDPRLARVDDYDVEVRLEGRLLFYANEDRPGMVAAVGGILADANINIGVLQLGRKGGRGSMALTALSVDDDIPQAVLNKISDLKGVQGVRLVQV
- the yihA gene encoding ribosome biogenesis GTP-binding protein YihA/YsxC, with protein sequence MKTIRDARFVRGAARWEHLSEDGLPEVAFIGRSNVGKSSLLNMLTGRRALARTSGTPGKTQEFNYYLIDETLYFVDLPGLGYAKTARTQREKWERFIVRYLTEREPLKLVVQLIDSRHPPTAIDRDLIHLLKEHEVPSIIALTKADKLSSNQKAASLRALKEAFRDIEYELPVVFTSSTQPAGREELLRWIGDLTRN
- the add gene encoding adenosine deaminase, with the translated sequence MSLSREDILSWPKAELHCHLDGSLRLSTLLDEARAQGKRALLPADSLEGLQEALRQIDHSESLEAYLAWFRYTIPVMQSAPALRRIAYELAEDNARENVRYLEVRFAPVLHRDEGMTLEAIVEAVLDGLRAAEQDFSIRTNLTICGLRDRYASASLRQAELAVAYKHRGVSAFDLAGGEAGNPSKAHLSAFYYARNHLLNLTIHAGESWGPDSIHQALFFGGAHRIGHGTSLHQDPELMQYVVDHQVPLEICPTSNVQTHVVPGYAEHPLRRYVDAGIPITINTDNRLFSRTTVTDELWRVYRHSGVTVEQLREIALNGFRYSFLHWHERQDLIRSALEAFPLPPSSETPVW
- a CDS encoding amidase family protein, which translates into the protein MEIHEAHAAVVRKETSATELVSSFLSKIDRENARINAFISVDADCARADAAAVDRALASGASLPLAGLVLGVKDVLCLKDGPVTCGSHILEGFSSLFDATAVQRLKEAGAVVIGKTNCDQFAMGSSNETSYFGPVRNPLDPDLVPGGSSGGSAAAVAADLCVAALGTDTGGSIRQPAAFCGVVGLKPTYGRVSRYGLVAYASSFDTIGPLTRSVRDAALLLQTMAGQDANDATSAPLPVPSYLDNLDGGVAGLRVGLPGEYFADGLDAGIRAVVDEQVARLEAAGASIVPVSLPNTAYGIATYYILTTAEASSNLARYDGVRYGYRADLREIRRRSDQERKELDAAIATAERAGDPDTVASLRTKRDEQRSLLQELYVQTRSEGFGDEVKRRIMLGTYVLSSGYYDAYYARAQRVRTLIRRDFEAAFEQADVLITPATPTLPFALGSKSDDPLAMYLQDVYTVTANLAGIPGLVVPVGGHPAGLPVGLQLLGRHFDEATLLRVGQTVMQG
- the sucD gene encoding succinate--CoA ligase subunit alpha, producing the protein MSILVDKNTRLVVQGFTGREGTFHAEQMIEYGTTLVGGITPGKGGQKHLDRPVFNTVAEAVEKEGANTSVIFVPPPFAADAIMEAADAGIKVIICITEGIPVRHMIPVYPFVQERGAHLIGPNCPGVITPGAAKVGIMPAMIFKPGPIGVISRSGTLTYEAVDQLSREGLGQSTAVGIGGDPIIGTRHVDALALFQADDETEAVVLIGEIGGSAEEEAADYIKAHMTKPVFAFIAGRTAPPGRRMGHAGAIISGGKGTAEDKFAALEGAGAVVVKNPALIGETVKAHLSAA